In Musa acuminata AAA Group cultivar baxijiao chromosome BXJ2-8, Cavendish_Baxijiao_AAA, whole genome shotgun sequence, one genomic interval encodes:
- the LOC103994782 gene encoding T-complex protein 1 subunit eta gives MAAMMQPQIILLKEGTDTSQGKAQVVSNINACTAVADAVRTTLGPRGMDKLIHDDKGNTTISNDGATIMKLLDIIHPAAKILVDIAKSQDSEVGDGTTTVVLLAGEFLKEAKPFIEDGVHPQNLIRSYRTASSLAINKIKELAVSIEGKSLEEKKSLLAKCAATTLSSKLIGGEKEFFASIVVDAVLAIGNDDRLNMIGIKKVPGGNMRDSFLVNGVAFKKTFSYAGFEQQPKKFVNPKILLLNIELELKSEKENAEIRLSDPLQYQSIVDAEWNIIYDKLDKCVKSGAKIVLSRLAIGDLATQYFADRDIFCAGRVTEEDLQRVAAATGGTVQTSVNNIIDEILGSCEVFEERQVGNERFNIFNGCPSGQTATIVLRGGADQFIDEAERSLHDAIMIVRRALKNSTIVPGGGAIDMELSRYLRQHARTIAGKSQLFINSYAKALEVIPRQLCDNAGFDSTDVLNKLRQKHASGEGSNYGVDINTGGIADSFANFVWEPAVVKINAINAATEASCLILSVDETVKNPKSESAQGEAAASAMMGRGQGGPAFRGRGGRGMRRR, from the exons ATGGCGGCGATGATG CAACCCCAGATCATACTGCTGAAAGAAGGGACGGACACCTCGCAAGGGAAGGCGCAGGTGGTGAGCAACATCAATGCTTGCACAGCCGTGGCTGACGCGGTTCGCACGACTTTGGGCCCCCGAGGAATGGACAAGCTCATCCACGACGATAAGGGCAACACCACCATCTCCAATGACGGCGCCACCATCATGAAGCTGCTCGACATCATTCATCCCGCTGCCAAGATTCTCGTTGACATTGCTAAGTCACAGGACTCCGAG GTTGGTGATGGAACCACCACTGTTGTGCTTCTTGCTGGTGAGTTCTTAAAGGAGGCAAAACCTTTCATTGAAGATGGAGTTCACCCTCAGAATCTTATTCGAAGTTACCGAACTGCATCCTCGTTG GCCATTAACAAAATTAAAGAACTTGCTGTAAGCATAGAGGGGAAAAGCCTTGAAGAAAAGAAATCTTTATTGGCAAAATGTGCAGCTACAACACTTTCTTCGAAACTAATAGGTGGTGAGAAGGAGTTCTTTGCTTCCATAGTTGTGGATGCTGTCCTTGCTATTGGCAACGACGACAGGCTTAATATGATCGGGATAAAAAAG GTCCCTGGGGGTAACATGagagattcatttcttgttaatggTGTTGCTTTTAAAAAGACATTTTCTTATGCTGGTTTCGAGCAACAGCCCAAGAAATTTGTAAATCCGAAGATACTTTTATTGAACATTGAGTTGGAACTGAAGTCAGAGAAAGAAAATGCGGAAATCAG GCTATCGGATCCATTACAGTACCAATCAATTGTTGATGCTGAATGGAATATCATCTATGACAAGCTAGATAAGTGTGTCAAGAGTGGTGCAAAAATTGTCCTCTCTCGATTGGCAATTGGTGACCTTGCAACTCAG TATTTTGCTGATCGAGATATTTTCTGTGCCGGTCGTGTCACAGAGGAAGATTTACAACGAGTTGCTGCTGCAACAGGTGGAACTGTTCAGACATCTGTCAACAACATCATCGATGAG ATTCTCGGATCCTGTGAAGTGTTCGAGGAAAGACAAGTAGGCAATGAACGGTTTAACATTTTTAATGGCTGCCCTTCTGGTCAGACAGCAACCATTGTTCTCCGAGGTGGTGCAGATCAG TTTATTGATGAGGCAGAAAGGAGCCTTCATGATGCTATAATGATTGTTAGGAGAGCTTTAAAGAACTCTACCATTGTGCCTGGTGGTGGcgctattgat ATGGAGTTAAGCCGATATTTGAGACAGCATGCACGTACAATAGCGGGGAAGTCACAGCTATTTATCAATTCGTATGCCAAAGCTCTTGAG GTCATTCCACGGCAACTTTGTGACAACGCTGGATTTGATTCAACTGATGTACTGAACAAACTAAGACAGAAGCATGCATCTG GGGAAGGTTCAAACTATGGTGTGGATATAAACACTGGTGGAATTGCTGATTCTTTTGCTAACTTCGTATGGGAACCTGCAGTTGTGAAA ATCAATGCTATAAATGCTGCAACAGAAGCTTCTTGTCTTATCTTAAGTGTGGATGAGACTGTGAAGAATCCTAag
- the LOC135619464 gene encoding mitogen-activated protein kinase kinase 9-like, with translation MAVVRDRRLPHLNLTLELPDTGATADCRLRFALPPLLPPCSMSSAFSSASASASAATPPSAEFRFSDFEKIRVLGHGNGGTVYKVRHRRTAALYALKVVNTDAADVSLRRQVYREVDILRRAVDSDHVIRFHAVVPTSSGDVALLLEHMDGGSLDVLLRRRGRPFPEPALAAIARQALLGLAELHSRQIVHRDIKPANLLINAAGEVKIADFGVGKVLRRSLDPCDSYVGTCAYMSPERFDPVSHGGDYDPYAADVWSLGLAVLELHRGHFPLLPEGARPDWAALMVAICFGEAACAVPEGAASGEFRGFIECCLQKESGKRWSVAELLGHPFVAGADRVDSERALRDLLLEGSDES, from the coding sequence ATGGCCGTCGTCCGCGACCGAAGGCTCCCTCACCTCAACCTCACTCTCGAGCTCCCCGACACCGGCGCCACCGCCGACTGCCGCCTCCGCTTCGCGCTCCCGCCCCTGCTGCCGCCATGCTCCATGTCTTCTGCCTTCTCCTCCGCCTCGGCCTCGGCCTCCGCCGCCACCCCGCCGTCGGCCGAGTTCCGGTTCTCGGACTTCGAGAAGATCCGGGTTCTCGGCCACGGCAACGGGGGAACCGTCTATAAGGTCCGCCACCGCCGCACCGCCGCCTTGTACGCGCTCAAGGTGGTGAACACCGACGCTGCTGACGTCTCGCTTCGCCGCCAGGTGTACCGCGAGGTCGACATCCTCCGCCGGGCGGTCGACTCCGACCACGTCATCCGCTTCCACGCCGTCGTCCCCACCTCGTCCGGCGACGTCGCACTCCTTCTCGAGCACATGGACGGCGGGTCCCTCGACGTGCTGCTCCGCCGCCGTGGCCGCCCCTTCCCCGAGCCCGCTCTCGCGGCTATCGCCCGCCAGGCCCTCCTCGGTCTGGCCGAGCTTCATTCCCGCCAGATCGTCCACCGCGACATCAAGCCGGCCAACCTCCTCATCAACGCCGCCGGGGAGGTCAAGATCGCCGACTTCGGGGTGGGCAAGGTGCTGCGACGGTCGCTCGACCCCTGCGACTCCTACGTGGGCACGTGCGCTTACATGAGCCCGGAGCGGTTCGACCCGGTGTCCCACGGCGGTGACTACGACCCCTACGCGGCCGACGTGTGGAGCCTGGGGCTGGCGGTTCTGGAGCTGCACCGTGGCCACTTCCCGCTGCTCCCGGAGGGGGCGCGCCCCGACTGGGCGGCGCTGATGGTGGCGATCTGCTTCGGCGAGGCCGCATGCGCCGTCCCCGAGGGTGCGGCGTCGGGCGAGTTCCGGGGCTTCATCGAGTGCTGCCTGCAGAAAGAGAGCGGGAAGCGGTGGTCGGTGGCGGAGCTCCTGGGCCACCCTTTCGTTGCGGGGGCTGACCGAGTCGACTCGGAACGGGCGCTCCGTGACCTCCTCCTGGAAGGCTCGGACGAGTCGTGA